Below is a genomic region from Citrobacter europaeus.
CAGGCGAGCGGTGGGGCGACAACCACGGTACCGTCAACGTCACCAACCCAGGTGAATCCGTCGTCTGCGGTTCCAGCTCCCACGCAGTACTAAGGCAGTTGTAACCCTCTCCGCCAGGAGAGGGTTAGTACACCCAGCGATAGCGCTGTAAATCGATCTGTCCGCTTCCTGAAACCACTATTCCTTCTGCCAGCAGCGCCTGACGCTGTCGTTGCAGATCGGGACCCGTCAGCGAAATAGCTCCGTGGCGATTAACCACCCGATGCCAGGGGAGAGTGCTGCCTTCAGGTAGACGCTTGAGCACGCCGCCTACCTGGCGCGCAGCACGCGGCGAACCGGCAAGCCTGGCAACATCGCCATAGGTAGTGACGAAACCTTCGGGGATTGACGCGACGATTTGCCAGACGCGTTGGGGGAAAGTGTCTTGTATATCCATCATTTATTCCTGCGCTAATCCTCCAGCATAATGCCGAAAAGCGAAGGAGTGAAGCCGCATTGCGCAAGAAAACAGCATCCGATGCTGGATGGGTTGCAATTACAGGGTGCAGCAGTGATAATGCGCCTGCGCGTTGGTTAACAACGCTCTCAATGGGGGCTCTGTTGGTTCTCCCGCAACACTACTCTGTTTACCAGGTCAGGTCCGGAAGGAAGCAGCCAAGGCAGATGACGTGTGTGCCGGGATGTAGCTGGCAGGGCCCCCACCCATTTCTGCCGTCCGATATTTCCCTTCTGTTTATCTTCTTTTCTTTGTCATCGTAATGTCATTTTATTGTCATCAAATGCTGTCAATGTGTTTCGGGGATGTTATTTGATGCTTTTGCCGCCGCCATCGCGCTGTAACGACATGGTCTTACATTCGGTGTGTTTTGGCTGACCACAAGGATTTTCTACGATGTCGACCGCTGTATTGAATGTCAAAATTGATGAGGCGCTAAAAGAAAAGCTTCGCCATTACGCTGAAGTACATAATGAAAATTTAAGTATTGCGACGGAAAAACTACTGCTGATCGCATTTTCCGCCGTTGAAGAGGCGGGAGTCTCCGCTGAGGATATCGATAGCCAGCACACGGAAGAATCCGTAGTTGAAGCACTGACTCCTAAAGAAATCAAAGCATTGCGAAGATTACTGAAGAAGAAAAAATGAAACAACAATCGCTATCAACCGCCTGTAATTACGGCGAAGCCTGTGAAATGCTGCGCTCCGGTTATGTGAAACATGTTCGTCTGAGCTGGAACGTCGGCAGCGATGAGTTCTTCCGTATCGCCTCCGACTGGTGTGATGCCGGGGCAAAGATTAAGAAGGATGGTGAGAATTTCGTGATTTCCCTGAAGGGGTTCCCGGTACCTCCTCAGCGCTAATATTGCAGGGGCATCCTCGTCCATCACGGCATTCAAAGACGAGTCCTTTGACTCGTCGTTTAGATTATTTTACGCATTTTCCCGCTGCTGGCCTGCAAACGCAGATTATCCCAAATGGGTTGCAATACCTGGAAGGCGGCACGCGTTGTGTCATCCGGTAACGTGAAAGGCATACGCAAAAAGCGGTCGAATGCGCCATCAAGGCCAAACCGCGTACCGGTTCCCAACTGAATGCCAGCGCTTTCGGCGCGCGTAGCGAACAGTGTTGCCAGCGTATCGGGCAGTTCAACCCAGAAAGAGAGCCCTCCCTGCGGCTGGGTAAATTGCCATTCCGGGAAATGTGAGTTCATCAGGTCCGAGCACAGATCTCGCTGGGATGTGAGCAGGCGTCTTCTGTCAGGAAGAAAGTCGGCGGCGTTATCCAGTAGCCAACTGGTGGCGAGTTGTTCAAGCACCGGTGAGCCCAGGTCGAAGGTGTCGCGGGTTTGTACCAGCGCGGCAATGGTTCGCGCCGATGCCCGGATCCAGCCCAGACGTAATCCTCCCCAAAAGCTTTTCCCTGCCGAACCGAGCAGGATGATCGGCGCATCGCGGTTGAATGCGGCAAGCGGCGGCGGCGGCGGGGCGTCATACCACAGGTTCACCATGGTCTCATCGACCACCAACGTAGTGTGGGTTCTTTCAGCAATATCCGCCACGACCTGGCGAGTTGCGGCATCCATACAGCGTCCGGTCGGGTTGTGAAAGTCCGGCATCAGATAAGCCATTCTCGGTGCAGTTTGCGCAAGGGTGGCGACCAGGCCCGCCGTATCCCAACCGTGCTCGGGCAGCGACACGCCGACGGGGCGACATGATGCGCCTTGAATCGCGGCAATCGCCAGCGGATAAGTGGGGTGATCGACCACTACGCGATCGCCAGGGCCGGTGAGTAACCGCAGGATCAACGCCAGGCCACTGACCGCGCCGTTCACGACCATTATTTCATCTGGCTGTGTCGGGAGTCCGCGTTCGCAATAATGCCGGGCGATGGATTCACGCAAAACCGACAGCCCCTGCGGCAGATACCCGGAGCTCTGCAGGTGCTGCGGCATTGCGAACAGCGCCTGCTGGTAAGCCTGATGAATTTCGGGACCGGCGTTCAGCGCCGCCGTGGACAAATCAAGCGCGGTGCCGGTGCTGGTCCGGGTCGGCACATGGCGAATATGTTCCGCCAGTATCACCCGCGAGCCGCTACCATGACGACTTTCCAGATATCCCTCTTCACGCAACTGCGCCATAGCGCTGGCGATGGTAGTTCGACTTACTTGCAGAACGGCGGCGAGCTCGCGTTCACCCGGTAAGCGGCTATCCAGCGCCAGTCGACCATCGAGGATCAGTAAACGTAACGCTTCTGCCAGCTGTCGCCAGATGGGTGTTCGCGAGGGGCTTTCCTGCCAGTGTCCGAGCAGGCGCTGCAAAGACTGGCTTCCGTAACGGCGAGATGACATAGCAGTCCACTTTTTGAAAACTGGACATTAATCATAGTGCCAATTGCGGTGAAGATGAAAGTTATCTGATAGTGAGAGGGAAAAGCATGCTGCGTCGTTTACTTCAGCTGTTTATCGGGCTGACGCTGTACGGTGTGTCGACGGCGATGTTTGTCCGTGCCGATTTAGGGGCCGATCCGTGGAACGTGTTTCACCTGGGGGTGGCAAATTTACTGTCGATGAATATCGGCGTGGTGATTATTGCCGTGGGCGTGTTGGTACTGCTGGCGTGGATACCACTGCGCCAGCGCCCAGGGTTTGGCACGTTGAGCAACGTGATTATGATTGGGCTGGCGGCAGATGCCGCGCTGCTGGTGATTCCGGGATTTGAATCCCTGCTGGCGCGCAGCGGGCTGTTGGTGTCAGCGGTGATCCTGAATGCGTTAGCAACCAGTCTGTACATTGGTGCCGGTTTTGGCGCCGGTCCGCGTGACGGCCTGATGACCGGTATTCACGCGCGTACCGGCTGGCCAGTACGACGAATTCGAACCGCAATCGAAGTGTCGGTGCTGCTTATCGGTTGGTTGCTGGGAGGAACCGTTGGGTTAGGGACCGTGCTGTATGCACTGGCTATCGGGCCGCTCATTCAGATTTGCCTGCCATGGTTTCGCCATCAGCCGCAGGCGCGTATTCGCATCAGGAATGCGCCTGGGGCACGATCGCCTGCTGGCGACTAAACTTAACCTCGACTGACGCGGCCGGAATCGGCTTGCCGCGCAGTACACTTCGGAGGTTTTTCTCATGAAGTATGTTGATGGCTTTGTGGTTGCCGTACCCGCTGAAAACAAGGAGGCGTACATTGCGATGGCGGCAAAAGCAGCTCCGCTTTTCAAGGAGTTCGGTGCATTGCGCGTGGTGGAGTGCTGGGCAGATGATGTCCCCGACGGCAAACTGACCGATTTTCGCATGGCGGTGAAAGCGCAGGATCATGAAGAAGTCGTATTCAGTTGGATTGAATACCCTTCCAAAGAGGTCCGCGATGCGGCAAATCAGAAGATGATGTCCGATCCCCGTATGAAGGAATTCGGTGAATCTATGCCATTTGATGGCAAGCGAATGATCTACGGTGGATTTGCGCCCATTATGGAAGAGTGATGTGACTGGCTGTGCGGCGTGCCGCCAGCCATCTCAACATCAACAGCCATGTTAAAGCCGTTTTTCTGCCCACAGAATAAATTCTGCTTTCGGCAGCGCTTTGCTGTAAAGCCACCCCTGACCGTACTGCACGCCGTGCTGGCGTAGCCAGGCTTCCTGATTCTCGGTTTCGATACCTTCCGCTACCATCTCCAGCTTCAGCGTTTTCGCTATCTCGATAATATGCGGCGTGACGTTGTTGTACTCCAGCGCATCGACGAACGATTTGTCTATCTTCAGGATGTCTACATCCAGATCCTGCAAATAGCTCAGGCTGGAATAGCCGGTACCAAAGTCATCAATATAAATTGAGTGACCCGCCTGACGGTATTTGGCAATAAACGGCGCGCTGTTTTTCGGGTCGGCAAATTCGCGTTCGGTGAGTTCCAGCGCGATTTGCGCAGGTTTTAGCTGCCAGTGGTTCACCTTCTGGCTTAACAGGGCAGGAAGCGTTTCGGAAGACAGATCGGCTGACTCAAGGTTGATGGAGATATGCTGCTCCGGATGCTGGCGCAGCCATTTTCCTAAATCATCAAATACGCTTTCAATAATCAAACGGGTGAGCTGTTCTGAGAGTCCGGTCTGCTGCGCCATGGCGACGAAGATTTCCGGCGACAGATAGCTCCCATCGGCTTGCTGCCAGCGAGCCAGCGCTTCTGCCCCGACCACTTTCCCCGTTTTGAGCGAGATAATCGGTTGGTAGTGGACTTTAATGTCCCGATGCTGGATAGCGTCCTGCAGCTGGTGATGGGGCGACTGTAAGCGGCGCAAAATGCGCAGTACAAAGGCGGCGGTGAGCAGGCCGATAAGAATACCTGCCGGGAGCCAGATCAGCGCCTGTCGGTGCCAGGTTTTTTGCAATGGCAGGGTGGAGGCCCAGGTTACGATAGTGATGCCCAGCTCCGGGAAAGGGCGTGCGTTAAAAATGCTGCCATCTTTCTGAAAATGGGTAATCGAGCGTTCTTGCTGTACATGCTGCAAAACGTCCGAAGGCAGATCGGCGCTACTGGCAACCACGACGTTGCGCACGGTGCCAATGATAGTGACTTCAATTGGCCATGAGCCAAACGGGATGACGTCTATGAAAGAGCTCGGATCGACCATCACAACGTAATGTTCGCTCCCTAATGCCGCCATAAAGCGCTTAATCCCCAAATCGTTCTGCGTAGTAAGCCATGCGCGATATCCATCAGGCGTGACTTTCATTGCGGGGGGAAATGCGTCAGCCTGGCTTCTTTTTTCCAGAGATGAGCATTGCGGAACGTTATCTTTGAGGTACAGCACTTCCTGAATATAGCGATAGCTATATGACAAACGACGCATTTCCAGCAGATGCTCTTCACTACAAGGCACCCCCTGAAAGGCTTCAATATGGCGTAATGCTTTCCTGGCCTGCTCGCCTACGCGTTCCGTGCGTAATGCGACTCGCGTTGAGAACATATCGAGTTCATCGATAAATTTCGTTTCGACCTGACGATGTGCCAGCCACAAGCTTAAACCTACGGGCGCGAGGATGGAAAGAAACAGTACCCCTGTCACCAGGCTTATCAGATGTCGTGTTGTCACAGTGATATCCTTATTAACACAGCGTAGGGAAAGTATATCCGAAAGCCGAAAAAGCTATTCGATTGGCATCATATATTTACGGCCACTTATCATCCTGTTTAACTCTCTGTAGCGTAAATCAGGTTGTGGTTTGTACAAGAGTGGTGTATTTTGCTGGTTATGTTATAACGTAACAAATTGGGGTTGCCATGAAACCGGATATTCATCCTTTTTACCGTACCGTGGTGTTTCACGATACCAGTGCCAATGAGTTCTTTAAGGTCGGTTCGACCATCAAGACTGAGCGTGAGATTGAGTTTGAGGGGAAAATGTACCCATACGTGACCCTGGATATCTCTTCCAAATCGCATCCGTACTATACCGGGAAACAAAAAACCTTTGATAACGAAGGCAGCGCAGCTCGTTTCCAGAAACGTTTTGGCCATTTTATTGGCGCTAAGCGAGGTTAAGATGCAGGTACTCAATTCACTTCGCAGTGCGAAACAGCGCCATCCTGACTGCCAGATAGTAAAGCGCAAAGGGCGTTTGTACGTTATCTGCAAAACGAACCCACGCTTTAAAGCGGTACAGGGGCGTAAAAAAAGACGTTAGTTTCTTTGCCAGCATTTCAGGGACTAAAGTGCGTTTCCTCCACAGGGACGCACTTTTTTTATCTGTACTGAGGCCGCCTTTACTGGCTGGTCTGGGGGCGGGTTAGGGTAAAGACATCGTAAAACGAGAGTTCGCCCTTACGCGATATCATTTTTTGCAGCTGTGCTTTATGTTCACTATCGACGGAGGGTGAGTGCAGGATGGTGTCGATGAGTGAAGGGGGGACAAAGCGCGTGTTGTACCATTCGCCGTTGTAGCAAACTCTGAAATCCAGTACGTCGATATCTTCAAAGCGGTATCGCGGCGCAACGTCGAAAAAGAAAAACGCGTTGAGTATGACGAACAGAACCACCAGCAGCCATACTGAATCGACTAACGTTTCTGATTGTAGCATCACCGCCAGCGTGGCAAACCACGCAACATACATGCCGATGAACAGCCCTGGGTGTTTGCGAATAAAGCTGACGCTAAAGCGCGGTTTGTTGTCGCGCTTTTCGCGAATATTTAAGTCGTCGATTGTTTCAGTAAGCAGGCGCTGTATTTCTGTCATCTCTTGCCTTCGTGGTGTCTGCAAAATTCAAGTGTGATCGCCCTATTTTAAAAGGGGATACCTTTTGAAGAAAGTAACAGATTAACCACAATTTAGCATAACAGTTACATTTAAGATCACAGCGTTTTGATGATCCTCGCGGGATTGCCCCCAACCACGCTGTTGGCCGGAACGCTTTTAGTGACTACCGCGCCTGAGGCCACAACCACGTTATCTCCCAACGTTACGCCGGGGTTTATCACCGCGCGCCCACCTATCCAGACGTTGTTGCCAATCGTCACGGGTTTACCCAGCTCCATGCCGCTGTTTCGCTCGGTGGCATCCAGCGGATGGGTCGCGGTATAGATATGGACGCCCGGCGCTAACATGCAGTTGTCGCCAATATGGATCGGACAGACGTCGAGCATAACGCAGTCGAAGTTGGCGTAAAATTCTTTACCGAGATAGATGTTGTAGCCGTAATCGCAACGAAAAGAGGGTTCAATATAAGCGCCCTCGCTCTGACCCAACAGCTCATGCAGGATAGCTTGTCGCTCGCTTTTTTCATCGGGAGCGGTGTGATTGTAGCGATGGGTCAACTGACGAGCGCGTAGCCGGTCGTTGCGCAATGTTTCATCTGCCGGGCGATAAAGTTCACCGGCGATCATTTTTTGCTTTTCATTACTCATTACGAATTCCCTGTGTCCTGGAGATCATTTCAACACAGTAAAACGCAATGCCAGCAAGGGGAACGTTCCCGTTGTTTCGCTGTGATCGTAGTCACGTGATTTGAATTAAATAACTATTGTAAATACGAAAATGGTCAGCCAGACAAATGTACTGCTATACCTGACTTAACCCGTGAGCAATTAGCGAATGAATTTCCAAACAGAAGTTGGAATCTTGTCGTAGAGCTTATTCATAGTCAATTCAGCAAGGCGGTGATCTGCTGCTGAGTAAAATACAGCCAGTTCGTTGTCGGACAATTCATATTTATTTTTTTCAATAACGCGCTCAAGTGTGTCAATTGTCTGACAACGTCGCAGGCGCATCAAATAATCAGTTTTAGTTAATGGTTTATCGGACATAACTCTTACCTATGATTGTAATAATTTTTAACAAGACAAACTAACAGGATTAGCCCTGGTGGCATTGACAAAACAGCGAAACAGACGATTACCTGACTTCCGCCATTTCTGCAGATCCTGCGTATTAATACCATAACTGCTGAACAACATAAAAGTGTCATCCAGGTATTCATCTATCTGCGCAATCAGCTTATTGTCTTCATTGTACTTAATTTTATAATTAAGTGCGAAGGTTGCAATATGCTCTATCAGTTCATTGAGCTGCAAGCTGGTGGCAGAGGTAGGGTCATTAACCCAGCCATGGTTACTTTGTTCAAGGTTTGCAAGACAGTCATGATACAGGGTTTCGCAGAGAAATTTAAGCTGCGCGATATCATGTCTTTTGGGTGAGTATTCATCCATAACGCATCCCCTTCTTAGTGGCTTAAACTAACCGAACACCTTTCGGGATGGATACAACAAACTACCTGGAACTTGCCCGCGACTCCTGATGATTTAACTATAATCTACTCTAAAAAAGATTTCATCGTCATATCACGAAAAATTACAATTATGCAAAATTATGATGTCAGGTCATTTTTACATTTTAACAGATACGTACGGCTATTCGGAATGGGACAACTTCTTTATTCTTCGGGCAATCATCGGGTTATCTTGATTAGGTTTAGCAACGCAAGGTAACAGTTGACAATGCCAGTCAAAAGCTAGGAATAATCTTAATATTTATTAAAGTAAATAAGAACTCTCAATGTTTTTTAAGAATAGCCTTTAAGCCTACAGGGATTATATCGCTTATTTACCCCAGAGAAAATAAACGATATCGCAATAAGTGGTTTTTATGATTTTTCCAGAAAAAAGGCCGCTTGCGCGGCCTTATCTTTAGAGAGCTATCAATGATGGTCTACTGAGTGGCTATGCTCAACATCTTCGCTTTTGCGGCTAAAGCGGCGGCGTACCACCACAAAGAACACCGGAACAAAGAAGATAGCCAACACGGTTGCCGTTACCATCCCGCCCATTACGCCTGTACCTACTGCGTTCTGCGCGCCGGAGCCTGCGCCGGAGCTGATTACCAGCGGCATTACGCCCAGAATAAAGGCCAGCGATGTCATCAGGATTGGACGTAAACGCATACGTACCGCGTCCAGCGTCGCCTCTATCAGACCTTTACCTTCTTTATCCATCAAGTCTTTGGCGAATTCGACGATAAGTATCGCGTTCTTCGCCGACAACCCAATGGTTGTGAGCAGGCCTACCTGGAAGTAAACGTCGTTGGTCAGGCCGCGGAACGTCGCCGCCAGCAATGCGCCAATAACACCCAACGGTACTACCAGCATTACGGAGAACGGAATTGACCAGCTCTCGTACAATGCCGCCAGACACAGGAATACGACAATCAGTGAAATGGCATACAGGGCAGGGGCCTGGTTGCCGGACAGTCGTTCCTGGTAGGACATACCGGTCAAGTCATAGCCGATACCGGATGGCAGTTTACTGGCCAGTTGCTCCATCATTGCCATCGCTTCACCGGTACTTTTACCCGGTGCGGCCTGGCCTAAGATTTCCATAGAAGGCAGACCGTTATAGCGTTCCAGACGCGGTGAACCATATTCCCAACGTGAGGTAGAGAAGGCGGAGAACGGCACCATCTGCCCGTCGCTGCCGCGAACATACCAGTTGCCAATATCTTCCGGCAACATACGGTATTTCGCTTCAGACATGACGTAAACTTTCTTCACACGACCACGGTCGATGAAGTCATTCACGTAGCTTCCGCCCCATGCTGCACCCAGCGTTGTATTAATGTCACTAATGGAAACACCCAGAGCCTGCGCTTTTTCCTGATCGATATCGATCTTGAACTGCGGCGTATCTTCCAGACCGTTAGGACGTACGCCGACTAACAGATCGGGATGCTTCGCAACTTCACCAAACAGCTGGTTACGCGCCTGGGTTAGTTTCTCATGACCTAAACCTGCCTGGTCAATCAGCTGGAAGTCGAAACCGGTGGCGGTCCCTAACTCCACAATGGCTGGCAGGTTAAAGGCAAAGACCATTGCGTCTTTAATCTGCGAGAATGCGCCCATCGCACGTTGAGTAATCGCCTCAACCTTGTTCTCTTCGCCAGGACGTTCACTCCAGTCTTTCAGAGAAACGAACGCGATACCGGTGTTCTGACCACGACCAGCAAAGCCAAAGCCGTTAACGGCAAACACCGATTCAACGTTCGCTTTTTCTTTGGTCAGATAGTAATCCGTCATTTCGTCCAGCACCTTCTGGGTACGCTCTTGCGTTGCACCCGCTGGCAGCTGAGCCATTGACAGGAATACCCCCTGGTCTTCATCCGGCAGGAACGAGCTTGGCAGACGAACGAACAGATAGGCCATGCCCACGACGATTATCAGATACAGCGCCAGATAACGACCGGTGCTGCGCAGAATTCCGCCCACGCTGTCGGTGTAATGGTGCGTGCTCTTATCGAACATGCGGTTAAACCAGCCGAAGAAGCCTTTTTTGCCTTCTCCGTGATCGCCTTTAGCAATCGGTTTAAGCATGGTCGCACACAGGGCAGGGGTCAGAATCAATGCCACCAGGACTGACAGCGCCATCGCCGAAACAATGGTGATGGAGAACTGACGGTAAATTGCGCCGGTAGAACCCCCGAAGAAAGCCATCGGGATAAATACCGCTGACAGCACCATCGCGATACCAACCAGTGCGCCCTGAATCTGGCCCATCGATTTACGCGTTGCTTCCTTCGGCGGTAGCCCTTCCTCAGCCATTACACGTTCAACGTTCTCGACCACAACGATGGCATCATCCACCAACAGGCCGATGGCGAGCACCATCCCGAACATCGTCAGCGTGTTTATCGAGAAGCCGAAAATCGCAAGGACGGCAAACGTACCCAATAGCACCACCGGCACGGCGATAGTCGGAATCAGCGTCGCGCGGAAGTTCTGCAGGAACAGATACATTACCAGGAACACGAGAATGATTGCTTCCGCCAGCGTTTTCACTACTTCGTGAATAGAAATTTTCACGAACGGCGTGGTGTCATACGGATAAACGATCTTCAGACCTGACGGGAAGAACGGTTCCATCTTCTTCAGTTCTTCGCGGATAGCGTTGGCGGTGTCCAGGGCGTTAGCGCCTGTCGCCAGCTTGATACCCAGACCGGATGCAGGTTTACCGTTGAACTTCGCAATGATGTCGTAGTTCTCGCCACCCAGTTCGACTTTCGCTACGTCACGCAGACGCACCTGAGAACCGTCCTGATTCACTTTCAGCAAAATTTTGCTGAACTCATCGGCAGAGGTCAGACGGGTTTGCGCGATGATCGACGCGTTAAGCTGCTGGCCTTTCACCGGCGGCGTACCGCCTAACTGACCGGCTGCAACCTGGGCG
It encodes:
- the tomB gene encoding Hha toxicity modulator TomB, coding for MDEYSPKRHDIAQLKFLCETLYHDCLANLEQSNHGWVNDPTSATSLQLNELIEHIATFALNYKIKYNEDNKLIAQIDEYLDDTFMLFSSYGINTQDLQKWRKSGNRLFRCFVNATRANPVSLSC
- a CDS encoding MGMT family protein, which produces MMDIQDTFPQRVWQIVASIPEGFVTTYGDVARLAGSPRAARQVGGVLKRLPEGSTLPWHRVVNRHGAISLTGPDLQRQRQALLAEGIVVSGSGQIDLQRYRWVY
- the acrB gene encoding efflux RND transporter permease AcrB, translated to MPNFFIDRPIFAWVIAIIIMLAGGLAILKLPVAQYPTIAPPAVTISATYPGADAKTVQDTVTQVIEQNMNGIDNLMYMSSNSDSTGTVQITLTFQSGTDADIAQVQVQNKLQLAMPLLPQEVQQQGVSVEKSSSSFLMVVGVINTNGTMTQEDISDYVGANMKDAISRTSGVGDVQLFGSQYAMRIWMDPNKLNNFQLTPVDVISAIKAQNAQVAAGQLGGTPPVKGQQLNASIIAQTRLTSADEFSKILLKVNQDGSQVRLRDVAKVELGGENYDIIAKFNGKPASGLGIKLATGANALDTANAIREELKKMEPFFPSGLKIVYPYDTTPFVKISIHEVVKTLAEAIILVFLVMYLFLQNFRATLIPTIAVPVVLLGTFAVLAIFGFSINTLTMFGMVLAIGLLVDDAIVVVENVERVMAEEGLPPKEATRKSMGQIQGALVGIAMVLSAVFIPMAFFGGSTGAIYRQFSITIVSAMALSVLVALILTPALCATMLKPIAKGDHGEGKKGFFGWFNRMFDKSTHHYTDSVGGILRSTGRYLALYLIIVVGMAYLFVRLPSSFLPDEDQGVFLSMAQLPAGATQERTQKVLDEMTDYYLTKEKANVESVFAVNGFGFAGRGQNTGIAFVSLKDWSERPGEENKVEAITQRAMGAFSQIKDAMVFAFNLPAIVELGTATGFDFQLIDQAGLGHEKLTQARNQLFGEVAKHPDLLVGVRPNGLEDTPQFKIDIDQEKAQALGVSISDINTTLGAAWGGSYVNDFIDRGRVKKVYVMSEAKYRMLPEDIGNWYVRGSDGQMVPFSAFSTSRWEYGSPRLERYNGLPSMEILGQAAPGKSTGEAMAMMEQLASKLPSGIGYDLTGMSYQERLSGNQAPALYAISLIVVFLCLAALYESWSIPFSVMLVVPLGVIGALLAATFRGLTNDVYFQVGLLTTIGLSAKNAILIVEFAKDLMDKEGKGLIEATLDAVRMRLRPILMTSLAFILGVMPLVISSGAGSGAQNAVGTGVMGGMVTATVLAIFFVPVFFVVVRRRFSRKSEDVEHSHSVDHH
- the ykgO gene encoding type B 50S ribosomal protein L36, encoding MQVLNSLRSAKQRHPDCQIVKRKGRLYVICKTNPRFKAVQGRKKRR
- a CDS encoding type B 50S ribosomal protein L31 encodes the protein MKPDIHPFYRTVVFHDTSANEFFKVGSTIKTEREIEFEGKMYPYVTLDISSKSHPYYTGKQKTFDNEGSAARFQKRFGHFIGAKRG
- a CDS encoding YlaC family protein, which codes for MTEIQRLLTETIDDLNIREKRDNKPRFSVSFIRKHPGLFIGMYVAWFATLAVMLQSETLVDSVWLLVVLFVILNAFFFFDVAPRYRFEDIDVLDFRVCYNGEWYNTRFVPPSLIDTILHSPSVDSEHKAQLQKMISRKGELSFYDVFTLTRPQTSQ
- the hha gene encoding hemolysin expression modulator Hha yields the protein MSDKPLTKTDYLMRLRRCQTIDTLERVIEKNKYELSDNELAVFYSAADHRLAELTMNKLYDKIPTSVWKFIR
- a CDS encoding PLP-dependent aminotransferase family protein; translated protein: MSSRRYGSQSLQRLLGHWQESPSRTPIWRQLAEALRLLILDGRLALDSRLPGERELAAVLQVSRTTIASAMAQLREEGYLESRHGSGSRVILAEHIRHVPTRTSTGTALDLSTAALNAGPEIHQAYQQALFAMPQHLQSSGYLPQGLSVLRESIARHYCERGLPTQPDEIMVVNGAVSGLALILRLLTGPGDRVVVDHPTYPLAIAAIQGASCRPVGVSLPEHGWDTAGLVATLAQTAPRMAYLMPDFHNPTGRCMDAATRQVVADIAERTHTTLVVDETMVNLWYDAPPPPPLAAFNRDAPIILLGSAGKSFWGGLRLGWIRASARTIAALVQTRDTFDLGSPVLEQLATSWLLDNAADFLPDRRRLLTSQRDLCSDLMNSHFPEWQFTQPQGGLSFWVELPDTLATLFATRAESAGIQLGTGTRFGLDGAFDRFLRMPFTLPDDTTRAAFQVLQPIWDNLRLQASSGKMRKII
- the maa gene encoding maltose O-acetyltransferase, which produces MSNEKQKMIAGELYRPADETLRNDRLRARQLTHRYNHTAPDEKSERQAILHELLGQSEGAYIEPSFRCDYGYNIYLGKEFYANFDCVMLDVCPIHIGDNCMLAPGVHIYTATHPLDATERNSGMELGKPVTIGNNVWIGGRAVINPGVTLGDNVVVASGAVVTKSVPANSVVGGNPARIIKTL
- a CDS encoding DUF1428 family protein; this encodes MKYVDGFVVAVPAENKEAYIAMAAKAAPLFKEFGALRVVECWADDVPDGKLTDFRMAVKAQDHEEVVFSWIEYPSKEVRDAANQKMMSDPRMKEFGESMPFDGKRMIYGGFAPIMEE
- a CDS encoding EAL domain-containing protein — translated: MTTRHLISLVTGVLFLSILAPVGLSLWLAHRQVETKFIDELDMFSTRVALRTERVGEQARKALRHIEAFQGVPCSEEHLLEMRRLSYSYRYIQEVLYLKDNVPQCSSLEKRSQADAFPPAMKVTPDGYRAWLTTQNDLGIKRFMAALGSEHYVVMVDPSSFIDVIPFGSWPIEVTIIGTVRNVVVASSADLPSDVLQHVQQERSITHFQKDGSIFNARPFPELGITIVTWASTLPLQKTWHRQALIWLPAGILIGLLTAAFVLRILRRLQSPHHQLQDAIQHRDIKVHYQPIISLKTGKVVGAEALARWQQADGSYLSPEIFVAMAQQTGLSEQLTRLIIESVFDDLGKWLRQHPEQHISINLESADLSSETLPALLSQKVNHWQLKPAQIALELTEREFADPKNSAPFIAKYRQAGHSIYIDDFGTGYSSLSYLQDLDVDILKIDKSFVDALEYNNVTPHIIEIAKTLKLEMVAEGIETENQEAWLRQHGVQYGQGWLYSKALPKAEFILWAEKRL